From a region of the Bacillales bacterium genome:
- a CDS encoding ubiquinol oxidase subunit II, whose product MTKRMFQTTAVGLFSLLLLSGCSERYPVLHPVGPVGQKELDLIILSAVLVGIVIIPVLGLLAFIVYRYRDRPDNTARYEPNWSESKWLEIVWWGIPVVIIAILATYTVKGTFALTHPPERSAEPLTVQVTSLDWKWLFFYPEQGVATVNYAEIPQGRPIQFILTSDAPMNSFWVPALGGQEYTMPGMAMRLWLQANETGTYEGKGANFTGRGFAHMTFDVVVKSEKDFQQWVENVKDTAPELTKAGYKTLKIPGLVEEQSYSSYPEDLFMNTVMKNGGKYMNHDHSIMESEGSSTDK is encoded by the coding sequence ATGACAAAACGCATGTTTCAAACAACAGCAGTCGGACTGTTCAGTCTGCTGTTATTGTCCGGCTGCAGTGAACGTTATCCGGTTTTGCATCCGGTCGGTCCTGTCGGGCAAAAGGAACTGGATCTTATCATTCTTTCGGCGGTTCTCGTCGGGATCGTCATTATTCCCGTGCTCGGTTTGTTAGCCTTCATCGTGTATCGTTATCGGGATAGACCGGACAACACGGCCCGGTATGAACCAAACTGGTCTGAAAGCAAATGGTTGGAGATCGTATGGTGGGGCATTCCGGTTGTGATCATCGCCATTCTCGCGACGTATACGGTCAAGGGAACGTTCGCCCTGACGCATCCGCCTGAAAGAAGCGCAGAGCCGTTAACGGTTCAAGTCACTTCACTCGACTGGAAATGGTTATTCTTTTATCCGGAACAAGGTGTGGCGACGGTAAATTATGCGGAAATCCCGCAAGGACGGCCGATCCAATTCATTTTAACGTCGGATGCGCCGATGAACTCGTTTTGGGTGCCGGCACTCGGCGGTCAAGAATATACGATGCCTGGAATGGCGATGCGGCTTTGGCTTCAGGCGAATGAAACCGGTACGTATGAAGGAAAAGGGGCGAACTTTACAGGAAGAGGCTTTGCCCACATGACTTTCGATGTTGTTGTGAAGTCGGAAAAGGACTTCCAGCAATGGGTGGAAAACGTGAAAGATACAGCACCTGAACTGACGAAAGCTGGATATAAGACGTTAAAAATACCGGGTCTCGTCGAGGAACAATCGTATTCTTCATATCCGGAAGATTTATTTATGAATACCGTCATGAAAAACGGCGGCAAATATATGAATCACGATCATTCAATCATGGAATCCGAGGGTTCCTCAACCGACAAATAG
- a CDS encoding Ig-like domain-containing protein, whose translation MNEREFEDLLKDALQEASKPNDVPDREAVWARIELKRPLPNANWLRRSLIITAAVFVLCLCLYYLIPPQATIASTETDEQQKQITIRFSKVMDRASVRKAVNVSPDTGYALKWLQGDLLRIVFPRLEPGMSYHLEIDATAKAAFGTGLAEEIAVNFYGPEQQTAPTKLSGVRAELVRSKKIQWSQQKLQQIVDGIANGHYTSRLTPEHAAMDDLQTYMPDWPKTYRMPQLISTDGSQAVLKAASKDNDGYLVLTMKRLSEKGTPPAWVLTRIDWWRQP comes from the coding sequence ATGAATGAACGTGAATTCGAAGATTTGTTGAAAGATGCTTTGCAAGAAGCCAGCAAGCCAAACGATGTTCCGGATCGAGAGGCCGTATGGGCTCGAATCGAATTAAAACGACCTTTGCCCAATGCGAATTGGCTGCGAAGATCACTCATCATAACCGCTGCTGTCTTCGTCTTGTGCCTATGTCTTTATTATTTGATACCGCCGCAAGCAACGATCGCATCAACAGAGACAGATGAACAGCAAAAGCAAATTACAATTCGATTTTCAAAAGTCATGGATCGCGCTTCTGTGCGAAAAGCGGTAAACGTCTCGCCCGACACCGGATATGCTTTAAAGTGGCTGCAGGGGGATTTGCTGCGAATCGTCTTCCCGCGTTTGGAACCTGGAATGAGCTATCATCTCGAGATTGATGCCACGGCGAAAGCAGCCTTCGGAACAGGGCTAGCCGAAGAAATCGCTGTCAATTTTTACGGACCGGAACAACAAACCGCTCCAACAAAACTTTCCGGGGTACGAGCCGAACTTGTTCGTTCAAAAAAAATCCAGTGGTCCCAACAGAAGCTGCAACAAATCGTAGACGGTATCGCAAACGGTCACTACACATCGCGGCTAACACCTGAACATGCGGCGATGGATGATCTGCAAACTTACATGCCGGATTGGCCTAAGACATACCGAATGCCCCAATTGATTTCAACCGACGGAAGCCAAGCGGTATTGAAAGCCGCAAGCAAGGATAATGACGGGTATTTGGTGCTGACAATGAAGCGGTTGTCGGAAAAAGGCACGCCTCCGGCCTGGGTTTTGACGCGAATCGATTGGTGGCGGCAGCCATAA
- the qoxC gene encoding cytochrome aa3 quinol oxidase subunit III, whose amino-acid sequence MAALPLEKENHHYEKTQLPLEYQNKEGSLKILGFWLFLATDLVLFACLFATYLVLRTHVDGGPTDKELFGITGFTIETVLLLTSSFTGSLAIFAMRNGHKKRLIGWLMVTVLLGISFVGFEIREFVEYVGEGATMQRSAFLSAFYTLVGTHGAHVSLGIFWMISIIVQLARYGIDAVTARKAFIVGLYWHFLDIIWVFIFTVVYMTGVVS is encoded by the coding sequence ATGGCCGCATTGCCGCTTGAGAAAGAAAACCATCATTATGAAAAGACTCAGTTGCCTTTAGAATATCAAAACAAGGAAGGATCCTTAAAAATTCTTGGGTTTTGGCTGTTCTTAGCCACCGACCTTGTATTATTCGCTTGTCTATTCGCCACATATCTCGTCTTGCGGACACATGTGGACGGAGGTCCGACCGATAAAGAATTGTTCGGGATTACCGGTTTCACAATCGAAACCGTCTTGCTGTTAACGAGCAGCTTTACGGGCAGTCTCGCCATCTTTGCAATGCGAAACGGCCATAAAAAAAGATTGATCGGCTGGCTGATGGTTACGGTATTGCTCGGCATCAGTTTTGTTGGTTTTGAAATTCGTGAGTTTGTCGAGTACGTCGGTGAGGGTGCAACAATGCAGCGCAGCGCCTTCCTTTCCGCCTTTTACACGCTCGTTGGTACACACGGCGCTCACGTTTCGCTTGGTATCTTTTGGATGATTTCGATCATCGTACAACTCGCCCGTTACGGAATCGACGCGGTGACCGCTCGCAAGGCGTTTATTGTAGGGCTGTATTGGCACTTTCTCGATATCATTTGGGTGTTTATCTTTACCGTAGTTTACATGACGGGGGTGGTTTCATGA
- a CDS encoding RNA polymerase sigma factor, protein MKRLIFSRGRKQDPLEQKRLFDRYYETVYRVAFRYCQNRQDALDIVQEAFVRAFSYRTTFNDQGEQSFTAWLKAITRNEALRYIKQRAKRKETFVDDWQWKAVDSFKGFKEQEPQEQTMRRMQLDCIRNIIAELPEHYRQILTLKIVHHFSHKQIGKTLNIDENTSRQRFHRAKEAVKKQYRKEWGLEHDE, encoded by the coding sequence ATGAAACGTTTGATTTTCAGCCGGGGGAGGAAACAAGATCCGCTCGAGCAGAAACGACTGTTTGACCGATATTATGAAACTGTATACCGTGTGGCATTCCGTTATTGCCAAAATCGACAAGACGCCTTGGATATTGTTCAGGAAGCGTTCGTTCGGGCGTTTTCTTACCGAACCACGTTCAATGACCAAGGAGAGCAAAGTTTTACTGCATGGTTGAAAGCAATCACACGTAACGAGGCGCTTCGGTACATCAAACAAAGAGCGAAACGGAAGGAAACGTTCGTGGATGATTGGCAATGGAAAGCCGTTGACTCTTTTAAAGGATTCAAAGAACAAGAACCGCAAGAACAAACGATGCGCCGGATGCAACTCGATTGCATCCGGAATATCATCGCCGAACTCCCGGAGCATTACCGGCAAATTTTAACTTTGAAAATCGTCCACCATTTCAGCCATAAACAAATCGGAAAAACATTGAACATTGATGAAAACACATCCCGGCAACGGTTTCATCGAGCGAAGGAAGCGGTTAAAAAACAGTACCGGAAAGAATGGGGGCTGGAACACGATGAATGA
- a CDS encoding YjcZ family sporulation protein, whose translation MGYGGGYSSFYLIVVLFILLIIVGAAYVY comes from the coding sequence ATGGGTTACGGCGGAGGTTACAGCTCCTTTTATTTGATCGTTGTTTTGTTTATTTTGTTGATCATCGTTGGAGCGGCTTACGTTTACTAA
- a CDS encoding cytochrome P450: protein MANVEMPRDENVDDTFALLREGYQFIKNRADRLETDVFETRLLGQKAICLSGEKAARLFYDPDLIQRKGAVPKPVQKTLFGEKAIQSLDGDAHLHRKKLFLSLMVPSEQERLAKMTFEQWRARLSDWASAETIVLLEEAKRVLCEASCKWAGVPLEDGETEQRAEDFYAMVDAFGGIGPRHWKGRNARKRTEQWLEQMINEVREGKRKVTEGCALYEWTYFKDVEGKWLDAHMAAVELINVIRPTVAIANYLTFCVLALHEHPESVASLRTGEEAHLDRFVQEVRRYYPFAPFLGARVKKDFQWKGYAFKKGTLVLLDVYGTNRDPHLWEEPNEFRPERFSEWGVGLFEFIPQGGGDRSKTHRCPGEGITVEVMKASVDFLVNEIEYEVPEQDLSYSLQRIPSLPKSGVVMKNVSRKLIPANK, encoded by the coding sequence ATGGCGAATGTGGAAATGCCTCGCGACGAAAACGTCGACGATACGTTTGCGTTGCTTCGTGAAGGTTACCAATTTATAAAAAATCGCGCCGACCGGCTGGAAACGGATGTTTTCGAAACGCGTTTACTTGGACAGAAAGCGATTTGCTTGAGCGGGGAAAAAGCGGCACGCTTGTTTTATGATCCCGATCTCATTCAACGGAAAGGTGCCGTTCCGAAACCAGTACAAAAAACATTGTTCGGAGAAAAAGCAATTCAGTCGTTGGACGGTGACGCTCATCTCCATCGAAAAAAACTGTTTTTGTCGTTGATGGTGCCGAGTGAACAAGAACGGTTGGCAAAGATGACCTTCGAACAATGGCGCGCACGGTTGTCCGACTGGGCAAGTGCCGAAACCATTGTGCTGTTGGAAGAAGCAAAACGCGTGTTGTGTGAGGCTTCCTGCAAGTGGGCGGGTGTCCCGCTTGAAGATGGAGAAACCGAGCAGCGTGCGGAAGATTTTTACGCGATGGTGGACGCCTTCGGCGGAATCGGCCCCCGGCATTGGAAAGGAAGGAATGCACGCAAACGCACCGAGCAATGGCTCGAGCAAATGATCAATGAAGTTCGAGAGGGAAAACGGAAGGTGACTGAAGGGTGTGCGCTTTATGAATGGACATATTTTAAAGACGTGGAAGGCAAATGGTTAGATGCCCATATGGCCGCAGTGGAATTAATTAATGTCATTCGCCCAACCGTCGCCATCGCAAACTATCTTACGTTTTGCGTGCTTGCCTTACACGAGCATCCGGAATCCGTTGCCAGCCTGCGCACCGGAGAAGAAGCGCACTTGGACCGATTCGTGCAAGAAGTAAGAAGGTATTATCCGTTCGCCCCTTTCCTTGGCGCACGAGTGAAAAAGGACTTCCAATGGAAAGGCTATGCTTTTAAAAAAGGTACGCTCGTATTGCTTGATGTTTACGGAACAAACCGCGACCCGCATTTATGGGAAGAGCCAAATGAATTCCGGCCGGAACGGTTCTCCGAATGGGGTGTGGGGCTGTTCGAATTCATCCCGCAAGGAGGAGGAGACCGATCGAAAACGCATCGTTGTCCGGGTGAAGGCATAACGGTAGAAGTGATGAAAGCAAGCGTGGACTTTCTCGTCAACGAGATAGAGTATGAAGTGCCGGAACAAGATTTGTCCTACAGCTTGCAGCGAATCCCGTCACTTCCGAAAAGCGGAGTCGTCATGAAAAATGTGAGCAGAAAACTGATTCCGGCAAATAAATAA
- a CDS encoding DUF2249 domain-containing protein, whose translation MNEANVLDNRGLSPPQPMMRTLERLEQMESGETLVIINDRRPMFLYEELNEMGYEHETAANEDGGFRITIRKP comes from the coding sequence ATGAATGAGGCGAATGTGCTCGACAACCGGGGGCTCAGCCCTCCGCAGCCGATGATGAGAACGTTGGAACGACTCGAACAAATGGAATCGGGCGAAACATTGGTGATCATCAATGACCGCCGGCCGATGTTTCTTTATGAGGAATTGAATGAAATGGGTTACGAACACGAGACGGCCGCGAATGAAGACGGCGGTTTTCGCATTACGATTCGAAAGCCGTAG
- a CDS encoding DUF2249 domain-containing protein has product MTQNGKTVELDVRPILKAKKEPFKDIMEAVKSLEPEDTFVLHATFKPVPLFKVMERKGFLYEAIHEGKSHWIIRFWKERKE; this is encoded by the coding sequence ATGACACAAAACGGAAAAACGGTCGAGCTTGACGTTCGACCAATCTTAAAGGCAAAGAAAGAGCCGTTCAAAGACATTATGGAGGCCGTTAAGAGCTTAGAGCCGGAAGATACGTTCGTCTTGCACGCGACGTTTAAGCCGGTGCCGCTGTTTAAAGTCATGGAACGGAAAGGATTTCTTTATGAAGCGATACACGAAGGGAAAAGCCATTGGATCATTCGCTTTTGGAAGGAGCGGAAAGAATGA
- a CDS encoding PQQ-dependent sugar dehydrogenase: MRKLNPEAIRLPEGFAISVAEKGLTTPINLTFTENGQMLIADAGVTSGSGKVLRRTGKGFEVVAEGFNPPLTGINYHHGNIYVSHRGFVTVVKPDGTKRDIIAGLPSFGDHHNNRVVFGPDGKMYFGQGTATNSGVVGEDNSWAKEYPFFHDYPGMSIPLRGQNFKTNEFLTETKNRVAYTGAYSAFGETTHIGETVRGRIRASGSILRANPDGSELELVAWGLRNPFRLKFDDRQRLFATNHGMDVRGSRPVENSPDEFQWIRPGTWYGWPDYTGGLPVTLRMFHPKGKPHPRFLLARHPMQPPRPIAVFPPHSATMGFDFNRNAAFGSVDDVFLAEFGSGAPLTTGGEPLPHVGHRVSRVQVNTGNVSPFAINRSGRAASETDEGGLERPIDVVFGPGGEMYIVDLGLFSGGTARPKTGVIWKVVKN, translated from the coding sequence ATGCGTAAATTAAACCCGGAAGCTATTCGATTGCCTGAAGGATTCGCCATTTCGGTAGCTGAAAAGGGATTGACGACACCAATCAATCTAACATTCACGGAGAACGGGCAAATGCTTATCGCCGATGCAGGTGTCACGTCGGGAAGCGGAAAAGTGTTGAGACGGACAGGCAAAGGTTTTGAAGTCGTAGCCGAAGGATTCAACCCTCCGCTTACCGGCATCAATTACCATCACGGCAACATCTATGTATCTCACCGCGGATTCGTCACGGTGGTGAAACCGGACGGCACGAAACGGGACATTATTGCCGGACTTCCAAGTTTCGGCGATCATCACAACAATCGAGTCGTATTCGGGCCGGACGGTAAAATGTATTTCGGTCAAGGCACGGCAACGAATTCCGGCGTCGTCGGCGAAGATAACAGTTGGGCGAAAGAATATCCGTTCTTTCACGATTACCCGGGAATGTCGATCCCCTTGCGCGGACAAAATTTCAAAACGAACGAATTTTTGACCGAAACGAAAAATCGCGTCGCTTACACAGGAGCTTATTCGGCATTTGGCGAAACCACTCACATAGGGGAAACCGTTCGCGGACGAATAAGAGCAAGCGGCAGTATTTTGCGGGCCAACCCTGACGGTTCCGAACTCGAGCTCGTCGCTTGGGGACTGCGCAATCCGTTTCGTCTCAAATTCGATGACCGCCAACGATTGTTCGCAACTAATCACGGTATGGATGTAAGAGGAAGCCGGCCGGTCGAAAATTCGCCTGACGAATTTCAATGGATTCGACCGGGAACTTGGTACGGTTGGCCTGATTATACCGGTGGTTTGCCCGTAACCTTACGGATGTTTCATCCGAAAGGAAAACCACACCCGCGTTTCTTGCTCGCCCGGCATCCGATGCAGCCGCCGCGGCCGATTGCCGTTTTTCCGCCTCATTCGGCAACGATGGGATTTGATTTTAACCGAAACGCAGCTTTCGGCTCTGTGGATGACGTTTTTCTCGCCGAATTTGGTTCCGGTGCCCCTTTGACGACCGGCGGCGAACCGCTTCCGCATGTCGGACACAGGGTCTCGAGAGTACAAGTGAACACGGGAAACGTTTCGCCGTTTGCAATCAATCGTTCCGGACGTGCCGCATCGGAAACCGATGAGGGGGGCTTGGAACGGCCGATTGATGTTGTCTTTGGACCCGGCGGGGAAATGTATATCGTCGATCTCGGTTTGTTTTCCGGGGGCACAGCGAGACCGAAAACCGGAGTGATTTGGAAAGTCGTAAAAAATTGA
- a CDS encoding metal-sulfur cluster assembly factor: MTEEEIRETLKEVIDPELGINIVDLGLIYGIKNIDGHVHIEMTLTTPGCPLHSTMETGIQYALHEHADISSVEVELVWEPKWTPESMTPEGKRMLWG, translated from the coding sequence ATGACGGAGGAAGAAATTCGCGAAACGCTGAAGGAAGTCATCGATCCGGAACTCGGGATCAACATCGTCGATCTTGGACTCATTTACGGAATCAAAAACATTGATGGTCATGTTCATATTGAGATGACCTTAACCACCCCGGGCTGTCCGCTGCATTCTACGATGGAGACCGGGATTCAATATGCACTTCATGAACATGCGGACATTTCGAGCGTCGAAGTCGAGCTCGTTTGGGAACCGAAATGGACGCCGGAATCGATGACGCCGGAAGGAAAAAGAATGCTTTGGGGGTAA
- a CDS encoding cytochrome C oxidase subunit IV family protein, protein MNPMFPLKNVVGYALSLILTFAALGLGVAHVLPFGAVMVVLMILAVMQIAVQLYFFMHFMESDGPAYHVIGLALGVIFTIAVVAGSVWVMTFNAQVH, encoded by the coding sequence ATGAATCCGATGTTTCCATTAAAGAACGTCGTTGGATATGCGTTGTCTCTCATTCTTACCTTTGCGGCTCTCGGTCTCGGCGTTGCGCATGTTTTACCTTTTGGTGCAGTGATGGTGGTATTGATGATTCTGGCTGTCATGCAGATCGCCGTGCAACTGTATTTCTTTATGCACTTCATGGAATCTGACGGTCCCGCCTACCATGTTATCGGGTTGGCGCTCGGTGTTATTTTCACTATTGCGGTCGTCGCAGGTTCCGTTTGGGTCATGACGTTCAACGCGCAAGTACATTAA
- the qoxB gene encoding cytochrome aa3 quinol oxidase subunit I, with protein MKEGFETSSFIVTGDPMIIAAEVSIVLVTLGILFVLTYFKKWKWLWQEWITTVDHKRIGIMYLIAALLMMFRGGVDALLMRTQLAFPNQDFLTSEHYNQIFTTHGTIMILFMAMPFIFALFNIVVPLQLGARDVAFPYLNAVSFWLFFFGAFLFNLSFVIGGSPDGGWVSYPPLTELNFDPGPGENFYLLSLQISGIGSIATGINFIVTILKMRAPGMNLMKMPLFCWSVLSSCIVIIFSFPALTIALALLMLDRIAGAHFFTMLHGGNPMMFINLFWIWGHPEVYIVVLPAFGIYSEIVSTFSKKRIFGYSSMVLSLMLISVVSYFVWVHHFFTMGASAGVNSFFAVASMFIAIPTGVKVFNWLFTMFRGRIRLNLPMLWTIAFVPCFVIGGATGVMLAVAPADYQYHNSFFLIAHFHQVLIGGPVFGLLAGMYYWWPKMFGFKLNETLGKWGFWFFNIGFYVCFMPQYALGFMGMTRRVYTYPAGTGWGTYNFISTIGAYLMGLGFLFIVVQVLYSLKHKERDLTGDPWDGRTLEWALPSPAPHYNFAHIPHVKERDAWWEMKQRGESLTDLNKKKGFEPVHMPNNSGMPFMMSVAFFISGFGFVFNWYWMGAVGIAGVLLFMILRSLQRNTDHHIPSDEIRRTETALGRV; from the coding sequence ATGAAAGAAGGGTTTGAGACTTCAAGTTTCATTGTTACGGGAGACCCGATGATCATTGCGGCGGAAGTTTCCATCGTCCTCGTGACGCTCGGGATTCTCTTTGTTCTTACGTACTTTAAAAAATGGAAATGGCTCTGGCAAGAGTGGATTACGACCGTCGATCATAAAAGGATCGGCATTATGTACTTGATTGCCGCATTGTTAATGATGTTTCGCGGCGGTGTGGATGCGCTGCTCATGCGGACACAGCTCGCTTTTCCGAACCAGGATTTCTTAACTTCGGAGCATTACAATCAAATTTTCACGACGCACGGAACGATCATGATTTTGTTCATGGCGATGCCTTTTATCTTCGCTTTGTTCAACATTGTCGTCCCTTTGCAACTTGGTGCACGCGACGTCGCTTTTCCTTACTTAAATGCCGTCAGTTTTTGGTTGTTCTTTTTTGGGGCATTCTTGTTCAATTTGTCGTTTGTCATCGGCGGATCGCCGGACGGCGGTTGGGTGAGCTATCCTCCCCTTACAGAACTGAATTTCGATCCGGGACCGGGCGAGAACTTTTATTTGCTCAGCTTGCAAATATCCGGGATCGGCAGCATCGCAACGGGGATCAATTTTATCGTAACGATTTTGAAAATGCGCGCCCCGGGCATGAACTTGATGAAAATGCCTTTGTTTTGCTGGTCGGTGCTTTCTTCCTGCATCGTGATCATCTTCTCGTTTCCTGCTTTAACGATCGCACTCGCTTTGTTGATGTTGGATCGAATCGCCGGCGCTCACTTTTTCACGATGCTGCACGGCGGAAACCCGATGATGTTCATAAATTTGTTTTGGATTTGGGGTCATCCCGAAGTGTATATCGTCGTTTTGCCCGCTTTCGGAATTTATTCGGAGATCGTCAGCACGTTTTCGAAAAAACGGATTTTCGGATATTCGTCGATGGTCCTCTCGCTTATGTTGATTAGTGTCGTCAGTTATTTCGTCTGGGTTCACCACTTCTTTACGATGGGAGCAAGTGCCGGCGTCAACAGTTTCTTTGCGGTCGCTTCGATGTTCATTGCGATTCCGACAGGGGTGAAAGTGTTCAACTGGCTGTTTACAATGTTCCGAGGACGAATCCGATTAAATCTTCCGATGCTCTGGACGATCGCTTTCGTGCCTTGTTTCGTCATCGGCGGCGCGACAGGCGTTATGCTCGCTGTGGCTCCTGCCGACTATCAATATCACAACAGTTTCTTCTTGATCGCGCACTTTCACCAAGTGTTGATCGGCGGCCCGGTATTCGGCTTACTTGCCGGCATGTATTACTGGTGGCCGAAAATGTTCGGCTTTAAATTGAACGAAACCCTTGGCAAATGGGGATTTTGGTTTTTTAACATCGGTTTTTACGTATGTTTCATGCCGCAATATGCGCTCGGTTTCATGGGGATGACACGTCGGGTCTACACTTATCCGGCCGGCACCGGATGGGGCACATACAATTTCATTTCCACGATCGGTGCGTATTTAATGGGTCTCGGCTTCTTGTTTATCGTCGTCCAAGTGTTGTACAGCCTGAAACATAAAGAAAGAGATTTGACCGGGGATCCGTGGGACGGACGTACGCTTGAGTGGGCATTGCCTTCTCCTGCCCCGCATTACAATTTCGCGCACATCCCTCACGTAAAAGAACGGGATGCTTGGTGGGAAATGAAGCAACGTGGTGAATCGCTCACAGATTTGAATAAGAAAAAAGGATTTGAACCGGTTCATATGCCGAACAACTCAGGCATGCCGTTCATGATGTCGGTCGCCTTTTTCATCAGCGGATTCGGGTTCGTCTTCAATTGGTATTGGATGGGCGCTGTCGGTATTGCCGGTGTGTTGTTGTTCATGATTTTGCGCTCCCTGCAAAGAAATACCGATCACCATATCCCATCTGACGAAATTCGCCGGACCGAAACGGCATTAGGGAGGGTGTAA
- a CDS encoding spore coat protein yields MNEFVQNMTGMGGMTDQVIASDLLNSAKTGIKNYALALSETVTPEVRETLRAQLNTAIDAHEKITHYMVSRGYYHPNDVQEQIAVDFNASEKALNLQQQS; encoded by the coding sequence ATGAATGAATTCGTCCAAAACATGACCGGAATGGGTGGAATGACCGATCAAGTGATTGCTTCGGATTTGCTGAATTCCGCGAAAACCGGAATCAAAAATTACGCCCTAGCTCTTTCGGAAACGGTGACTCCGGAAGTACGGGAAACGCTGCGTGCTCAGTTGAACACGGCGATTGATGCTCACGAAAAAATTACGCATTATATGGTGTCTCGAGGGTATTATCATCCGAATGATGTCCAAGAACAAATCGCGGTTGATTTTAACGCTTCCGAAAAAGCACTCAATTTGCAACAACAGTCATAG
- a CDS encoding prenyltransferase, translating to MKQTIHALWRLLRIVPVLSWSGGAVATTALPLFRKAQLPVEATFSVFFIFLGGVFVQGFLSHAVNDLADHRSETDLHSPGLLSGGSRVIAKGLLTYEQLQRWALRFTVLSVCLLLASLLARQPVLALLLAFGIWSALSYSLPPLLLSYRPFLGECLSAFPAIFMLALAAPLFFLHHLPSWALENAGVHALFSISWLMIHHIPDRFADRDAVPRKTTTVVYFMDKYGSPKAPAYLYLLLTALSAVACLPFARPVALLGTLAVIAVSFVRIRKTNVASVHSVSRTEKQLTMLSLLNAIWLGVTI from the coding sequence ATGAAACAGACCATTCATGCGTTATGGCGGCTGTTGCGGATCGTCCCCGTCCTATCTTGGAGCGGCGGTGCAGTAGCGACGACCGCCCTTCCTCTTTTTCGAAAAGCGCAACTGCCCGTCGAAGCGACTTTTTCGGTCTTTTTCATTTTCCTTGGCGGTGTGTTCGTCCAAGGATTTCTTTCTCATGCCGTCAACGATCTAGCCGATCATCGTTCCGAAACCGACTTACACAGTCCCGGCCTGCTTTCCGGCGGCAGCCGCGTCATCGCCAAAGGTTTGCTTACATACGAACAATTGCAACGGTGGGCGCTCCGCTTCACCGTTCTTTCCGTCTGCCTTCTTCTAGCTTCGCTCCTTGCGCGCCAGCCCGTGCTCGCCCTCCTCCTCGCCTTCGGCATCTGGAGCGCTCTCTCTTACTCGCTGCCCCCTCTCCTCCTCAGCTACCGCCCCTTTCTCGGAGAATGCCTCTCGGCATTCCCCGCCATCTTCATGCTCGCGCTTGCCGCTCCGCTTTTCTTCCTCCACCACCTGCCCTCATGGGCGCTCGAAAACGCCGGCGTCCACGCCCTTTTCTCCATTTCATGGCTCATGATCCACCACATTCCCGATCGCTTCGCGGATCGGGATGCGGTTCCCCGGAAAACAACGACGGTCGTCTATTTTATGGATAAATACGGTTCGCCAAAGGCTCCCGCGTACCTTTATCTCTTATTGACCGCGTTGTCGGCCGTCGCGTGCCTCCCCTTCGCCCGCCCCGTCGCTTTGCTCGGCACATTAGCCGTGATTGCTGTTTCCTTTGTCCGTATCAGAAAGACAAACGTCGCCTCTGTTCATTCCGTCAGCCGCACGGAAAAGCAGTTAACGATGCTGTCATTGCTGAATGCTATTTGGCTGGGGGTGACTATTTGA